One Chanodichthys erythropterus isolate Z2021 chromosome 10, ASM2448905v1, whole genome shotgun sequence DNA segment encodes these proteins:
- the emsy gene encoding BRCA2-interacting transcriptional repressor EMSY isoform X1, producing MIQQEKPLAGSMPVVWPTLLDLSRDECKRILRKLELEAYAGVISALRAQGDLTKDKKELLGELTRVLSISTERHRAEVRRAVNDERLNTIAYHMSGPNSSSEWSIEGRRLVPLMPRLVPQTAFTVTANAVANATAHQNASMLLPAETANKEVVVCYSYTSTSSTPPSASAPSSSAAAAVKSPRPASPASNVVVLPSGSTVYVKSVSCSDEDEKPRKRRRTNSSSSSPVLLKEVPKVATPTISKTITVPVSGSPKMSNLMQSIANSLPPHMSPVKITFTKPSTQTTNTTTQKVIIVTTSPSSNFVPNILSKSHNYAAVSKLVSSAALTASNQKQTMVISSAAPGPSPVAVTTVVSSTPSVVMSTIAQGGSSTAVKVASTRLPSPKALVGSPSQILQIPKAQQQSAVQSASPKALQASISSQSAGAAPGAKPTIQIKQESGVKIITQQMQPSKILPKPSGAALPSSSSAPIMVVSSNGAIMTTKLVSNPTGTQATYTRPSVSPGIGARVATSPAGATYVKTTSGSIITVVPKSLATLGGKIITSNMVSGTTTKITTIPMTSKPNVIVVQKTTGKGTTIQGLPGKNVVTTLLNAGVRSHDPHVTRGGDDAPLTMLCVFQGEKSLQAVSGAKPAIITASRPITKMIVTQPKSLGAGVQPTSATKIIPTKIVYGQQGKTQVLIKPKPMAFQTAVVSEQARQLVSETLQQVSRSAESAAGSAQEGALKDDSASFTEGSPVPSDSTHDSQPVVHVITSRGQDWTEQEVSVEASPTIIYQDVTGESQSATSTIKALLELQQTSVKEKSDAKPRQHTIDLSQMAVPIPAAAERRQSPEPSGQTAGETDTVTEYIPIAVSGKVCKAVIGGEVTASSSQNQSTSCPPPAAPPTAKSSTAAPGAAAQQVEGKPLQEQMLVEEGEFEGDTLDPQTGLFYRSSQQHLSKPAAGPSEMPTSSKRAEPVSVSARPSVQRASASPSAGPPPAAPPASSNPPHTPQLPRLQQAPTSHNRPNTHTQLSQPPPLQAHHPVGSGKTAGCSGQVQQPIITQGATVTKITFGSHHQCPPVSSSGEASVKLQPESSSSAPAAEKPSVSDILKISMMEAEIDPGAEPMVVDSSSDCGPLTKAPPASSLISSSKQTLAHGAFSRVKSKELDIIQVIPQYSIMPDSSQSNVVVEPSGFLEISDYTSQRLDEEAAMEQEVDSSNDEGAAASPAADQSQ from the exons TATCTCCACAGAGCGCCATCGAGCCGAGGTGCGCAGAGCCGTCAATGATGAGCGTCTGAACACCATCGCCTATCA CATGTCGGGGCCGAACAGCTCGTCTGAGTGGTCGATCGAGGGCCGTCGGCTGGTTCCTCTCATGCCCAGACTGGTTCCTCAGACGGCCTTCACGGTGACGGCTAATGCAGTGGCTAATGCTACAGCGCACCAGAACGCCTCGATGCTGCTGCCCGCCGAAACCGCCAACAAAGAAG tgGTTGTGTGTTACTCATACACCAGCACGAGCTCCACCCCCCCCAGCGCCTCCGCTCCCAGCAGCAGCGCAGCAGCGGCCGTCAAATCCCCTCGACCCGCCAGTCCCGCCTCCAATGTGGTGGTGCTGCCCAGCGGGAGTACGGTCTACGTCAAGA GCGTGAGCTGCTCCGATGAGGACGAGAAACCTCGTAAGAGACGGAGGACCAACTCTTCAAGCTCCTCCCCCGTTCTGCTGAAGGAGGTGCCTAAAGTGGCCACGCCCACCATTTCCAAAACCATCACGGTCCCTGTGAGTGGCAGCCCGAAGATGAGCAACCTGATGCAGAGCATCGCCAACTCGCTCCCGCCGCACATGTCTCCGGTGAAGATCACCTTCACCAAACCCTCCACCCAGACCACCAACACCACCACGCAGAAG GTGATAATCGTCACCACGTCTCCCAGCTCCAACTTCGTGCCAAACATCTTGTCCAAGTCTCACAACTACGCGGCCGTGTCGAAGCTGGTGTCGAGCGCGGCGCTCACGGCGTCCAATCAGAAACAGACCATGGTGATATCCAGCGCGGCCCCGGGGCCCAGTCCTGTCGCCGTGACGACCGTGGTGTCCTCCACCCCGTCAGTGGTGATGTCAACCATCGCACagg GTGGGTCGTCCACCGCAGTGAAGGTGGCCTCCACCCGTCTGCCGTCACCGAAGGCTCTGGTCGGCTCTCCGTCTCAGATCCTGCAGATTCCCAAAGCGCAGCAGCAGTCGGCGGTTCAGTCCGCGTCTCCTAAAGCCCTGCAGGCGTCCATCTCCTCTCAGAGCGCCGGCGCCGCCCCCGGGGCCAAACCCACCATTCAGATCAAACAGGAGTCCG GTGTGAAGATCATCACGCAGCAGATGCAGCCCAGTAAGATCTTACCCAAGCCCTCCGGTGCCGCGCTGCCCAGCAGTAGCTCCGCCCCCATCATGGTGGTCAGCAGCAACGGAGCCATCATGACCACCAAACTGGTGTCCAATCCCACAG GCACTCAGGCCACGTACACACGGCCGTCCGTCAGCCCCGGCATCGGCGCTCGCGTGGCCACTTCCCCCGCCGGAGCCACGTACGTCAAGACCACGAGCGGCAGCATCATCACGGTCGTGCCCAAGTCTCTCGCCACGCTGGGAGGGAAGATCATCACCAGCAACATGGTGTCGG GAACCACCACTAAGATCACCACCATCCCCATGACGTCTAAACCCAATGTGATCGTGGTGCAGAAAACCACCGGCAAAGGAACCACCATCCAGGGTCTGCCGGGGAAGAACGTGGTCACGACGCTGCTGAACGCAGGGGTGAGGTCACATGACCCTCACGTGACGCGTGGGGGTGATGATGCGCCGCTGACGAtgctgtgtgtgtttcagggagAGAAGAGCCTGCAGGCGGTGTCCGGAGCCAAGCCCGCCATCATCACCGCCTCGCGGCCCATCACCAAAATGATCGTGACGCAGCCCAAGAGCCTCGGCGCCGGCGTCCAGCCGACCTCCGCCACCAAGATCATCCCCACTAAGATCGTCTACGGACAGCAGGGGAAAACACAG GTGCTGATCAAGCCCAAGCCCATGGCGTTTCAGACGGCGGTGGTGAGCGAACAGGCCCGTCAGCTGGTCAGCGAGACGCTGCAGCAGGTCTCTCGCAGCGCTGAATCCGCCGCCGGCTCCGCTCAGGAGGGGGCGCTCAAGGACGACTCGGCCTCGTTTACGGAGGGCAGCCCGGTGCCGTCCGACAGCACTCACG ACTCTCAGCCGGTCGTACACGTCATCACCTCCAGAGGGCAGGACTGGACCGAGCAGGAAGTTTCAGTGGAAGCGAGTCCCACCATCATTTACCAGGACGTGACAGGAGAGTCTCAGTCGGCCACATCCACCATCAAAGCACTGCTGGAGCTGCAGCAGACCAGCG TGAAGGAGAAGAGCGACGCCAAACCACGACAGCACACCATTGACCTGAGTCAGATGGCAGTGCCGATTCCAGCGGCCGCGGAGAGGAGACAGTCGCCGGAGCCGTCGGGTCAGACCGCCGGAGAGACGGACACGGTCACTGAATACATCCCTATCG CAGTTTCAGGTAAAGTGTGTAAAGCTGTGATTGGAGGAGAGGTCACTGCGTCCAGCAGCCAGAATCAGTCCACTTCCTGTCCGCCACCAGCGGCGCCGCCTACAGCCAAGAGCAGCACCGCCGCGCCTGGAGCCGCCGCACAACAG gtggAGGGGAAGCCGCTGCAGGAGCAGATGCTGGTGGAGGAGGGCGAGTTCGAGGGCGACACTTTGGACCCTCAGACGGGTCTGTTCTACCGCTCCTCCCAGCAGCACCTCAGCAAGCCTGCAGCCGGCCCGTCCGAGATGCCCACTTCCTCTAAGAGAGCGGAGCCGGTGTCGGTGTCGGCCAGACCCTCCGTACAGAGAGCGTCCGCGTCGCCCTCTGCTGGCCCTCCGCCCGCGGCGCCGCCCGCCTCCTCCAACCCTCCGCACACACCGCAGCTGCCCCGTCTGCAGCAGGCGCCCACCTCACACAACCGGcccaacacacacacgcagCTGTCGCAGCCGCCGCCGCTGCAGGCGCATCACCCCGTGGGCTCCGGGAAGACGGCCGGCTGCAGCGGTCAG GTGCAGCAGCCAATCATAACGCAGGGCGCCACCGTCACCAAGATCACGTTCGGCAGCCATCACCAGTGTCCGCCCGTGTCCAGCAGCGGCGAGGCGTCCGTCAAGCTCCAGCCGGAGTCCAGCTCCAGCGCTCCTGCGGCGGAGAAACCGTCCGTCTCCGACATCCTGAAGATCTCCATGATGGAGGCGGAGATCGACCCCGGCGCCGAGCCCATGGTGGTGGACTCGTCCAGCGACTGCGGCCCGCTGACCAAAGCCCCGCCCGCCTCCTCGCTCATCAGCAGCTCCAAACAGACGCTGGCGCACGGGGCCTTCAGCCGCGTCAAGAGCAAAGAGCTGGACATCATACAG GTGATCCCGCAGTACTCCATCATGCCCGACTCCAGCCAGTCGAATGTGGTGGTGGAGCCCAGCGGCTTCCTGGAGATCAGCGACTACACCAGCCAGCGTCTGGACGAGGAGGCCGCCATGGAGCAGGAAGTGGACAGCAGCAATGACGAGGGGGCGGCGGCCAGCCCCGCGGCCGACCAATCGCAGTGA
- the emsy gene encoding BRCA2-interacting transcriptional repressor EMSY isoform X3, with the protein MIQQEKPLAGSMPVVWPTLLDLSRDECKRILRKLELEAYAGVISALRAQGDLTKDKKELLGELTRVLSISTERHRAEVRRAVNDERLNTIAYHMSGPNSSSEWSIEGRRLVPLMPRLVPQTAFTVTANAVANATAHQNASMLLPAETANKEVVVCYSYTSTSSTPPSASAPSSSAAAAVKSPRPASPASNVVVLPSGSTVYVKSVSCSDEDEKPRKRRRTNSSSSSPVLLKEVPKVATPTISKTITVPVSGSPKMSNLMQSIANSLPPHMSPVKITFTKPSTQTTNTTTQKVIIVTTSPSSNFVPNILSKSHNYAAVSKLVSSAALTASNQKQTMVISSAAPGPSPVAVTTVVSSTPSVVMSTIAQGGSSTAVKVASTRLPSPKALVGSPSQILQIPKAQQQSAVQSASPKALQASISSQSAGAAPGAKPTIQIKQESGVKIITQQMQPSKILPKPSGAALPSSSSAPIMVVSSNGAIMTTKLVSNPTGTQATYTRPSVSPGIGARVATSPAGATYVKTTSGSIITVVPKSLATLGGKIITSNMVSGTTTKITTIPMTSKPNVIVVQKTTGKGTTIQGLPGKNVVTTLLNAGGEKSLQAVSGAKPAIITASRPITKMIVTQPKSLGAGVQPTSATKIIPTKIVYGQQGKTQVLIKPKPMAFQTAVVSEQARQLVSETLQQVSRSAESAAGSAQEGALKDDSASFTEGSPVPSDSTHDSQPVVHVITSRGQDWTEQEVSVEASPTIIYQDVTGESQSATSTIKALLELQQTSVKEKSDAKPRQHTIDLSQMAVPIPAAAERRQSPEPSGQTAGETDTVTEYIPIAVSGKVCKAVIGGEVTASSSQNQSTSCPPPAAPPTAKSSTAAPGAAAQQVEGKPLQEQMLVEEGEFEGDTLDPQTGLFYRSSQQHLSKPAAGPSEMPTSSKRAEPVSVSARPSVQRASASPSAGPPPAAPPASSNPPHTPQLPRLQQAPTSHNRPNTHTQLSQPPPLQAHHPVGSGKTAGCSGQVQQPIITQGATVTKITFGSHHQCPPVSSSGEASVKLQPESSSSAPAAEKPSVSDILKISMMEAEIDPGAEPMVVDSSSDCGPLTKAPPASSLISSSKQTLAHGAFSRVKSKELDIIQVIPQYSIMPDSSQSNVVVEPSGFLEISDYTSQRLDEEAAMEQEVDSSNDEGAAASPAADQSQ; encoded by the exons TATCTCCACAGAGCGCCATCGAGCCGAGGTGCGCAGAGCCGTCAATGATGAGCGTCTGAACACCATCGCCTATCA CATGTCGGGGCCGAACAGCTCGTCTGAGTGGTCGATCGAGGGCCGTCGGCTGGTTCCTCTCATGCCCAGACTGGTTCCTCAGACGGCCTTCACGGTGACGGCTAATGCAGTGGCTAATGCTACAGCGCACCAGAACGCCTCGATGCTGCTGCCCGCCGAAACCGCCAACAAAGAAG tgGTTGTGTGTTACTCATACACCAGCACGAGCTCCACCCCCCCCAGCGCCTCCGCTCCCAGCAGCAGCGCAGCAGCGGCCGTCAAATCCCCTCGACCCGCCAGTCCCGCCTCCAATGTGGTGGTGCTGCCCAGCGGGAGTACGGTCTACGTCAAGA GCGTGAGCTGCTCCGATGAGGACGAGAAACCTCGTAAGAGACGGAGGACCAACTCTTCAAGCTCCTCCCCCGTTCTGCTGAAGGAGGTGCCTAAAGTGGCCACGCCCACCATTTCCAAAACCATCACGGTCCCTGTGAGTGGCAGCCCGAAGATGAGCAACCTGATGCAGAGCATCGCCAACTCGCTCCCGCCGCACATGTCTCCGGTGAAGATCACCTTCACCAAACCCTCCACCCAGACCACCAACACCACCACGCAGAAG GTGATAATCGTCACCACGTCTCCCAGCTCCAACTTCGTGCCAAACATCTTGTCCAAGTCTCACAACTACGCGGCCGTGTCGAAGCTGGTGTCGAGCGCGGCGCTCACGGCGTCCAATCAGAAACAGACCATGGTGATATCCAGCGCGGCCCCGGGGCCCAGTCCTGTCGCCGTGACGACCGTGGTGTCCTCCACCCCGTCAGTGGTGATGTCAACCATCGCACagg GTGGGTCGTCCACCGCAGTGAAGGTGGCCTCCACCCGTCTGCCGTCACCGAAGGCTCTGGTCGGCTCTCCGTCTCAGATCCTGCAGATTCCCAAAGCGCAGCAGCAGTCGGCGGTTCAGTCCGCGTCTCCTAAAGCCCTGCAGGCGTCCATCTCCTCTCAGAGCGCCGGCGCCGCCCCCGGGGCCAAACCCACCATTCAGATCAAACAGGAGTCCG GTGTGAAGATCATCACGCAGCAGATGCAGCCCAGTAAGATCTTACCCAAGCCCTCCGGTGCCGCGCTGCCCAGCAGTAGCTCCGCCCCCATCATGGTGGTCAGCAGCAACGGAGCCATCATGACCACCAAACTGGTGTCCAATCCCACAG GCACTCAGGCCACGTACACACGGCCGTCCGTCAGCCCCGGCATCGGCGCTCGCGTGGCCACTTCCCCCGCCGGAGCCACGTACGTCAAGACCACGAGCGGCAGCATCATCACGGTCGTGCCCAAGTCTCTCGCCACGCTGGGAGGGAAGATCATCACCAGCAACATGGTGTCGG GAACCACCACTAAGATCACCACCATCCCCATGACGTCTAAACCCAATGTGATCGTGGTGCAGAAAACCACCGGCAAAGGAACCACCATCCAGGGTCTGCCGGGGAAGAACGTGGTCACGACGCTGCTGAACGCAGGG ggagAGAAGAGCCTGCAGGCGGTGTCCGGAGCCAAGCCCGCCATCATCACCGCCTCGCGGCCCATCACCAAAATGATCGTGACGCAGCCCAAGAGCCTCGGCGCCGGCGTCCAGCCGACCTCCGCCACCAAGATCATCCCCACTAAGATCGTCTACGGACAGCAGGGGAAAACACAG GTGCTGATCAAGCCCAAGCCCATGGCGTTTCAGACGGCGGTGGTGAGCGAACAGGCCCGTCAGCTGGTCAGCGAGACGCTGCAGCAGGTCTCTCGCAGCGCTGAATCCGCCGCCGGCTCCGCTCAGGAGGGGGCGCTCAAGGACGACTCGGCCTCGTTTACGGAGGGCAGCCCGGTGCCGTCCGACAGCACTCACG ACTCTCAGCCGGTCGTACACGTCATCACCTCCAGAGGGCAGGACTGGACCGAGCAGGAAGTTTCAGTGGAAGCGAGTCCCACCATCATTTACCAGGACGTGACAGGAGAGTCTCAGTCGGCCACATCCACCATCAAAGCACTGCTGGAGCTGCAGCAGACCAGCG TGAAGGAGAAGAGCGACGCCAAACCACGACAGCACACCATTGACCTGAGTCAGATGGCAGTGCCGATTCCAGCGGCCGCGGAGAGGAGACAGTCGCCGGAGCCGTCGGGTCAGACCGCCGGAGAGACGGACACGGTCACTGAATACATCCCTATCG CAGTTTCAGGTAAAGTGTGTAAAGCTGTGATTGGAGGAGAGGTCACTGCGTCCAGCAGCCAGAATCAGTCCACTTCCTGTCCGCCACCAGCGGCGCCGCCTACAGCCAAGAGCAGCACCGCCGCGCCTGGAGCCGCCGCACAACAG gtggAGGGGAAGCCGCTGCAGGAGCAGATGCTGGTGGAGGAGGGCGAGTTCGAGGGCGACACTTTGGACCCTCAGACGGGTCTGTTCTACCGCTCCTCCCAGCAGCACCTCAGCAAGCCTGCAGCCGGCCCGTCCGAGATGCCCACTTCCTCTAAGAGAGCGGAGCCGGTGTCGGTGTCGGCCAGACCCTCCGTACAGAGAGCGTCCGCGTCGCCCTCTGCTGGCCCTCCGCCCGCGGCGCCGCCCGCCTCCTCCAACCCTCCGCACACACCGCAGCTGCCCCGTCTGCAGCAGGCGCCCACCTCACACAACCGGcccaacacacacacgcagCTGTCGCAGCCGCCGCCGCTGCAGGCGCATCACCCCGTGGGCTCCGGGAAGACGGCCGGCTGCAGCGGTCAG GTGCAGCAGCCAATCATAACGCAGGGCGCCACCGTCACCAAGATCACGTTCGGCAGCCATCACCAGTGTCCGCCCGTGTCCAGCAGCGGCGAGGCGTCCGTCAAGCTCCAGCCGGAGTCCAGCTCCAGCGCTCCTGCGGCGGAGAAACCGTCCGTCTCCGACATCCTGAAGATCTCCATGATGGAGGCGGAGATCGACCCCGGCGCCGAGCCCATGGTGGTGGACTCGTCCAGCGACTGCGGCCCGCTGACCAAAGCCCCGCCCGCCTCCTCGCTCATCAGCAGCTCCAAACAGACGCTGGCGCACGGGGCCTTCAGCCGCGTCAAGAGCAAAGAGCTGGACATCATACAG GTGATCCCGCAGTACTCCATCATGCCCGACTCCAGCCAGTCGAATGTGGTGGTGGAGCCCAGCGGCTTCCTGGAGATCAGCGACTACACCAGCCAGCGTCTGGACGAGGAGGCCGCCATGGAGCAGGAAGTGGACAGCAGCAATGACGAGGGGGCGGCGGCCAGCCCCGCGGCCGACCAATCGCAGTGA
- the emsy gene encoding BRCA2-interacting transcriptional repressor EMSY isoform X2 produces the protein MIQQEKPLAGSMPVVWPTLLDLSRDECKRILRKLELEAYAGVISALRAQGDLTKDKKELLGELTRVLSISTERHRAEVRRAVNDERLNTIAYHMSGPNSSSEWSIEGRRLVPLMPRLVPQTAFTVTANAVANATAHQNASMLLPAETANKEVVVCYSYTSTSSTPPSASAPSSSAAAAVKSPRPASPASNVVVLPSGSTVYVKSVSCSDEDEKPRKRRRTNSSSSSPVLLKEVPKVATPTISKTITVPVSGSPKMSNLMQSIANSLPPHMSPVKITFTKPSTQTTNTTTQKVIIVTTSPSSNFVPNILSKSHNYAAVSKLVSSAALTASNQKQTMVISSAAPGPSPVAVTTVVSSTPSVVMSTIAQGGSSTAVKVASTRLPSPKALVGSPSQILQIPKAQQQSAVQSASPKALQASISSQSAGAAPGAKPTIQIKQESGVKIITQQMQPSKILPKPSGAALPSSSSAPIMVVSSNGAIMTTKLVSNPTGTQATYTRPSVSPGIGARVATSPAGATYVKTTSGSIITVVPKSLATLGGKIITSNMVSGTTTKITTIPMTSKPNVIVVQKTTGKGTTIQGLPGKNVVTTLLNAGVRSHDPHVTRGGDDAPLTMLCVFQGEKSLQAVSGAKPAIITASRPITKMIVTQPKSLGAGVQPTSATKIIPTKIVYGQQGKTQVLIKPKPMAFQTAVVSEQARQLVSETLQQVSRSAESAAGSAQEGALKDDSASFTEGSPVPSDSTHDSQPVVHVITSRGQDWTEQEVSVEASPTIIYQDVTGESQSATSTIKALLELQQTSVKEKSDAKPRQHTIDLSQMAVPIPAAAERRQSPEPSGQTAGETDTVTEYIPIVSGKVCKAVIGGEVTASSSQNQSTSCPPPAAPPTAKSSTAAPGAAAQQVEGKPLQEQMLVEEGEFEGDTLDPQTGLFYRSSQQHLSKPAAGPSEMPTSSKRAEPVSVSARPSVQRASASPSAGPPPAAPPASSNPPHTPQLPRLQQAPTSHNRPNTHTQLSQPPPLQAHHPVGSGKTAGCSGQVQQPIITQGATVTKITFGSHHQCPPVSSSGEASVKLQPESSSSAPAAEKPSVSDILKISMMEAEIDPGAEPMVVDSSSDCGPLTKAPPASSLISSSKQTLAHGAFSRVKSKELDIIQVIPQYSIMPDSSQSNVVVEPSGFLEISDYTSQRLDEEAAMEQEVDSSNDEGAAASPAADQSQ, from the exons TATCTCCACAGAGCGCCATCGAGCCGAGGTGCGCAGAGCCGTCAATGATGAGCGTCTGAACACCATCGCCTATCA CATGTCGGGGCCGAACAGCTCGTCTGAGTGGTCGATCGAGGGCCGTCGGCTGGTTCCTCTCATGCCCAGACTGGTTCCTCAGACGGCCTTCACGGTGACGGCTAATGCAGTGGCTAATGCTACAGCGCACCAGAACGCCTCGATGCTGCTGCCCGCCGAAACCGCCAACAAAGAAG tgGTTGTGTGTTACTCATACACCAGCACGAGCTCCACCCCCCCCAGCGCCTCCGCTCCCAGCAGCAGCGCAGCAGCGGCCGTCAAATCCCCTCGACCCGCCAGTCCCGCCTCCAATGTGGTGGTGCTGCCCAGCGGGAGTACGGTCTACGTCAAGA GCGTGAGCTGCTCCGATGAGGACGAGAAACCTCGTAAGAGACGGAGGACCAACTCTTCAAGCTCCTCCCCCGTTCTGCTGAAGGAGGTGCCTAAAGTGGCCACGCCCACCATTTCCAAAACCATCACGGTCCCTGTGAGTGGCAGCCCGAAGATGAGCAACCTGATGCAGAGCATCGCCAACTCGCTCCCGCCGCACATGTCTCCGGTGAAGATCACCTTCACCAAACCCTCCACCCAGACCACCAACACCACCACGCAGAAG GTGATAATCGTCACCACGTCTCCCAGCTCCAACTTCGTGCCAAACATCTTGTCCAAGTCTCACAACTACGCGGCCGTGTCGAAGCTGGTGTCGAGCGCGGCGCTCACGGCGTCCAATCAGAAACAGACCATGGTGATATCCAGCGCGGCCCCGGGGCCCAGTCCTGTCGCCGTGACGACCGTGGTGTCCTCCACCCCGTCAGTGGTGATGTCAACCATCGCACagg GTGGGTCGTCCACCGCAGTGAAGGTGGCCTCCACCCGTCTGCCGTCACCGAAGGCTCTGGTCGGCTCTCCGTCTCAGATCCTGCAGATTCCCAAAGCGCAGCAGCAGTCGGCGGTTCAGTCCGCGTCTCCTAAAGCCCTGCAGGCGTCCATCTCCTCTCAGAGCGCCGGCGCCGCCCCCGGGGCCAAACCCACCATTCAGATCAAACAGGAGTCCG GTGTGAAGATCATCACGCAGCAGATGCAGCCCAGTAAGATCTTACCCAAGCCCTCCGGTGCCGCGCTGCCCAGCAGTAGCTCCGCCCCCATCATGGTGGTCAGCAGCAACGGAGCCATCATGACCACCAAACTGGTGTCCAATCCCACAG GCACTCAGGCCACGTACACACGGCCGTCCGTCAGCCCCGGCATCGGCGCTCGCGTGGCCACTTCCCCCGCCGGAGCCACGTACGTCAAGACCACGAGCGGCAGCATCATCACGGTCGTGCCCAAGTCTCTCGCCACGCTGGGAGGGAAGATCATCACCAGCAACATGGTGTCGG GAACCACCACTAAGATCACCACCATCCCCATGACGTCTAAACCCAATGTGATCGTGGTGCAGAAAACCACCGGCAAAGGAACCACCATCCAGGGTCTGCCGGGGAAGAACGTGGTCACGACGCTGCTGAACGCAGGGGTGAGGTCACATGACCCTCACGTGACGCGTGGGGGTGATGATGCGCCGCTGACGAtgctgtgtgtgtttcagggagAGAAGAGCCTGCAGGCGGTGTCCGGAGCCAAGCCCGCCATCATCACCGCCTCGCGGCCCATCACCAAAATGATCGTGACGCAGCCCAAGAGCCTCGGCGCCGGCGTCCAGCCGACCTCCGCCACCAAGATCATCCCCACTAAGATCGTCTACGGACAGCAGGGGAAAACACAG GTGCTGATCAAGCCCAAGCCCATGGCGTTTCAGACGGCGGTGGTGAGCGAACAGGCCCGTCAGCTGGTCAGCGAGACGCTGCAGCAGGTCTCTCGCAGCGCTGAATCCGCCGCCGGCTCCGCTCAGGAGGGGGCGCTCAAGGACGACTCGGCCTCGTTTACGGAGGGCAGCCCGGTGCCGTCCGACAGCACTCACG ACTCTCAGCCGGTCGTACACGTCATCACCTCCAGAGGGCAGGACTGGACCGAGCAGGAAGTTTCAGTGGAAGCGAGTCCCACCATCATTTACCAGGACGTGACAGGAGAGTCTCAGTCGGCCACATCCACCATCAAAGCACTGCTGGAGCTGCAGCAGACCAGCG TGAAGGAGAAGAGCGACGCCAAACCACGACAGCACACCATTGACCTGAGTCAGATGGCAGTGCCGATTCCAGCGGCCGCGGAGAGGAGACAGTCGCCGGAGCCGTCGGGTCAGACCGCCGGAGAGACGGACACGGTCACTGAATACATCCCTATCG TTTCAGGTAAAGTGTGTAAAGCTGTGATTGGAGGAGAGGTCACTGCGTCCAGCAGCCAGAATCAGTCCACTTCCTGTCCGCCACCAGCGGCGCCGCCTACAGCCAAGAGCAGCACCGCCGCGCCTGGAGCCGCCGCACAACAG gtggAGGGGAAGCCGCTGCAGGAGCAGATGCTGGTGGAGGAGGGCGAGTTCGAGGGCGACACTTTGGACCCTCAGACGGGTCTGTTCTACCGCTCCTCCCAGCAGCACCTCAGCAAGCCTGCAGCCGGCCCGTCCGAGATGCCCACTTCCTCTAAGAGAGCGGAGCCGGTGTCGGTGTCGGCCAGACCCTCCGTACAGAGAGCGTCCGCGTCGCCCTCTGCTGGCCCTCCGCCCGCGGCGCCGCCCGCCTCCTCCAACCCTCCGCACACACCGCAGCTGCCCCGTCTGCAGCAGGCGCCCACCTCACACAACCGGcccaacacacacacgcagCTGTCGCAGCCGCCGCCGCTGCAGGCGCATCACCCCGTGGGCTCCGGGAAGACGGCCGGCTGCAGCGGTCAG GTGCAGCAGCCAATCATAACGCAGGGCGCCACCGTCACCAAGATCACGTTCGGCAGCCATCACCAGTGTCCGCCCGTGTCCAGCAGCGGCGAGGCGTCCGTCAAGCTCCAGCCGGAGTCCAGCTCCAGCGCTCCTGCGGCGGAGAAACCGTCCGTCTCCGACATCCTGAAGATCTCCATGATGGAGGCGGAGATCGACCCCGGCGCCGAGCCCATGGTGGTGGACTCGTCCAGCGACTGCGGCCCGCTGACCAAAGCCCCGCCCGCCTCCTCGCTCATCAGCAGCTCCAAACAGACGCTGGCGCACGGGGCCTTCAGCCGCGTCAAGAGCAAAGAGCTGGACATCATACAG GTGATCCCGCAGTACTCCATCATGCCCGACTCCAGCCAGTCGAATGTGGTGGTGGAGCCCAGCGGCTTCCTGGAGATCAGCGACTACACCAGCCAGCGTCTGGACGAGGAGGCCGCCATGGAGCAGGAAGTGGACAGCAGCAATGACGAGGGGGCGGCGGCCAGCCCCGCGGCCGACCAATCGCAGTGA